In Osmerus mordax isolate fOsmMor3 chromosome 16, fOsmMor3.pri, whole genome shotgun sequence, the genomic stretch TGTTTTGCTTTATTAAGCACATAGACTGCCCTGTACCTGCCCTGCCAAGATGCAGTCTGACgtttcatatttatttatttattatttgtaaTGTATCGATATAtcatttgtaaatatttactgtattaaATTCTAAGTGGTTGAAGTCTACTTTGAACTGGCCTCCCCTGTGTTCACTGCTGCCAACTTCGGAAAATGTGTGCGATTACAACAAACAATActtgtctcttgtctctctcacaaTATCCCTTTCCCATATTGCATAAATAGGGTAAACAACTTCCGGTAGCTAGCAGTTACATTTGTTCGCTCAAACTGCCGTTTTTTACGAGGAGTTTGGGTGATCTTCGAAAAATGACAATTAACGATCTACATATGATTCtgttgctgcccttcaagcaTGAGGAAAAAGGGATTCAAATTGTACGTTTCGAGCAACTTCGACAATTACGAAGGTAAGATTTATCTAACTCACACAgtaaagtagctagctagctatcacgAATCGAACGGATTTGGGTAGTAGCTAACATTAGTTGGCTAGCTATTTAGCAATGTTTAGCTATTTCTGATAACCAATTATGAAAAAATCCACGTCAGTAGTTCTACCCCCAACAGGCGCAACTGCAACAAAACCTCAACTCAAACTCAAAGATaattataataaaataataatttggCAATAGCTAACCCTACACAGTCATCATTTAGCATTGTATTCAGAGTGCTAGCCCTAGCATTGAGAGTGGCATTTAACGTTGCATGTGTAATGTTGCGCTAACTATTTTATTCAGGAGTAATATAGATAGCAAAGCATTTTGTAGCTCATCATTCAGTGACCATCTGAATGGAAGATGGCAGGACTTCGACCTCgtcttctgtttttttttgcacCATTGCTGTGCCTGACTGGCTGAGTTTGTATGACATAGGTGGAGCTGTTGAGATCAAAACGTGATTAGCCACGCCTACAGTCTTGAGGAATGGTAAACAGGTTTTGAACAAGGTTTTCTAACAGTTctgaatttatttattttcacaacTTTTCGTGGATGCGCAATGAAACGCTAAACTTTGATATCATATATACATTTTCACTATTTCAAATCAAGTTTCTTGTGACTATGGCACAATAATAGCAaaggtttatttatttatttattccggAAATACGTATCACTGTCGTGTGGATATAGCCAAATCCTTAACGTCAGAAAGAAATGGGGATTTTAAAGTTGGCAGACTTGATTCGCTCCGAAGCACCTGATGCGATTACGCATAAGGACATCAGCGATTACACAGGTAAAGCTACCCATCTCAATGTTTGACAGTTTGACTCGTTAACTCCTATGCTAACGTAAATGAGCTAGTTGTGAAGCTGCAGCACCTGAAAGCTTTTACAGTACCCTTAACAGCTGATCTCAACAACCAGTAAAATGTGATCTTGTTCATTTGGATTTAATCGCAGGCAAGGTCATCGCCGTGGACACTTCAATCATTCTCAACCAGTTTCGAGCGGCTGTACCTGGTCTCGAGCAGCTAGGGTAAGTTAATGAACGAATGAGAGTTCTTCTTTACGAACCAAAATACTCTTTATTTACTTCATCGCTTTGTTTGAACTGTTAGCCATAATTTCGTTTAATGCCAGATAGCGGAGCACGTCTGTCTTGTGTTGTTTCCTGGTCTCTTCAGATTGTATGCTGGTCCTTGACAGTTTGTGCAgactctcctttcccccctcaaGATTATGGaatatctctccctccaacatctcaccctcctctcttatctcccccactctcctcctctctctccccccctctcctccctctctccccctcctctccccctccaacctTAACTGCCCCCCTTGTAATttatccccttccctccctccccctcccccccagtcccTTAGCAGGTCTGTTCTTCCGGACTCTAACCTTCCTGGAACATGACATCAAGCccgtgtttgtgtttgacgGAGTTCCCCCAGCAGAGAAGAGAGCTGTGGTGAGTGCTCTCCTGATGTAAGCCTGGATCCATCCTACTGCCCTGTGCCTACATTACTGATCCAGGCCTACCCTAATGATCTAAACCTGATGTTGCTTTGACCAGCCTTGCTCGGTCTTTGTGTCCTAacctgctttgtgtgtgtgtatccgtccagctggagaggagggctcAGGCTGCAGGGTGGAGCTCCCCCAATCTCTCCGGCTCAGgtaagactgacacacacatttacacattcacatacacactcaatttCTTACAGTATTTGACTGTAGAtctagaggtcacaggttcaaataccccctgttctgtgtgttgcttaacccttgtgttatcttcgggtcattatgacccatcagtcattgtgacccaccgtcgtattgcgacaaattgacctcctacaaaaacaaagtgaagccttttcttttaactgtcgggctgtctcagaccccccacattgcaatggttaaaagaaaattatttttatttgtttttgtattgggtaaaattgggtaaacacaacggtggttcgttatgaacctttgggtcatgtgacccgaaggcagcacaagggttaaaaaaagcgtaaaagcatctgctaaaaacATCTGATTAATGAATAcacgcactgtgtgtgtgtgtttgtgtgtgtgtgtagcctccaGTCAGACTCTCGACTGTCTCCAGCTGCTGGAGCTCATGGGGGTTCCCATCATCCAGGTGAGCCAGCAAACAGCCCTGCTGAGCCAACATGGAGGCCGTAGTCTTCATCTCCTGATGTTGTAATTGAGCCAACATGGATGCTCTAGCTTGATTGCCTAGGCAGTCTACAGTGAATGGACAACATCTTCaataaatccccccccccccaggctccaggggagggagaggctctGTGTGCCAGGCTGGTGCAGGGGGGTCTTGTGGACGCCGTGGCGTCAGAGGACATGGACACGCTGGCCTTCGGAGGAACAGTCCTGATCCGCCAGCTCAGCGCCAAGAAAAACGGGTCCGTCACACTCCACATAGAccccacacacatctcacacacactccacacacacacacccttccagaccccacacacatctcacacacacctcacacactccacacacacacacccttccacaccccacacacactccacacctcacacactccacacacacaccccacacactccacacctcacacactccacacacacacacccttccacaccccacacaccccacacacacctcgcacactccacacctcacacactccacacctcacacccttccacacctcacacactccacactccacacccttccacacctcacacactccacaccccacacactccacacacacaccccacacacacctcacacactccacacacacacacccttccacacctcacacactccacagacactgtgacactgacacaacagcatcatcttcttcttcttcttctctcagtGAGGTGGTGGAGTTCTCCCTGGAGAAACTGCTGGCCAGACTGAGCCTCTCCCAGAAGGAGGTGAGCCCCCTGCTGGCTCACACCAGCATCTACCTGCTCTAGTCTGGAACTGTCTGATATGATGTCTTCTGTTCCtggttcctccccctcctgtttcTGGTCCAGTTTGTGGACCTGTGTATCCTGCTGGGCTGTGACTACTGTGAGAAGATAACAGGCCTGGGTCCTAAGAGAGCCCTGGCTCTGATACAGACCCACCGCTCCATAGAGAACTTGGTTCAGCACATCaacaggaaggtgtgtgtgtgtgtgtgggggggggggtgggggtcagaaATCCAGATCATcacttgttctttctctctcacaatcACTGGAACTCccatccttttctccctctctctcccttccctcctccagacccatcCAGTGCCCATGGCATGGGGTTACCAGGATGCTAGGAAGCTGTTCCTCCTAGCCCCCCAGACAGAggcccctggcctggcctggaccGAGCCTGATGAGGAGGCGCTGGTCCAGTTCCTGTGCCACCAGAAACGCATCAAGTAGGTTCTGGGTACTGCCTGAGGggaaaagcagagcagagtacagtatgGTAGAGTTCTCATCAACTACTCATaaatgatgcaaacctttttttcccagtacttttaaaaatatatattttttcaacctttagaaactttccacacacaacacaattttttgtgttccaaacttttttttcacacacagtgaaaggaggagaggagcggagagagaacagaaaagtCTAAAACAGAAAccttttgaaaatgttttttcagAACTTTTTTTGAAAATCTTTTTCCAAccttttagaaacttttttttcaacctttagaaacttcttttatttttcattttttaacctttcaaaactttttccaCACAAAAACGTTTTTTAAGGGAGCACAGAGTGCGTGGTCGGCTGGAGAGGTTTGGTCagacgagggagaggaggaggagagagagggagcaggaggaagccTCTGGCCAGAGCAGACAGACTCGCATGGAGGACTTCTTCCCTGTAACCAGGAAGCGAAAGCAGGTGAGCCTCGTCACCACAGCAACCCTCCAGCACACATTCCTAACCTCTTAAAAACCTCTTCCTCAAACGGAGAAAAAATTTGTGCAAACCCTTTTAGAGGATCTTCAGTAATGATTTGAGTTTATTTTCGTTACAACAATTCCAGCGAAGCAGTCTTTGGCAAAATCCTGAATTCAGGCTCCAACCATGCTCTGATGtatctgaccctgtgttgtgttCCTGTAGCCTGCTGAGGCTGGGAATCCTGCCAGCAGCAAAGTAAAGAGGCCCAGGCCTAAGTGATGCTCTCCCCTGGTGGAGGGGGTTGGTACTGCGGGATGAAGATGGTAACTTGTTTACAAGATTCTGAGATCCGGGCTGTGGTGTGGATGATCACCAGATCTATAAATCACCTATGCTGCCAGGAATCCTGGCATCAGCCTGTCCTGAATACTGGAAGATCAGTGCCTCTTGTCTGTGCTGTcgtgaggcaggaagagaggcgaggcggagggaggggggaaggaggaagggggtctggaggacagagagaagactgTTCCTTCACTCAGCCTAGCTCATCCAACACTGGCCTGCCTCCTTTCTAACCCAGCCGATACAGCAatacagaccccccccctcctgccttccTTCCCCTGCTAATACAGCAACaccgccccccctgcccccagccaaCACAAGGCTGTCTCTCATCACGCCCCTGTCAGTGGACACCTGCACAGACAGCTGTGCCTAACCCCAGACTTGAACACCACTTGCATCTTAAAACATGACCACACAATGGTCTGTGTCACTCCAAATCTCTGCCCTGGAGAGATTGTTTCTCCTTAATAACATGTTCTGTTTTTTTACAGAACGGTATTTGTATGGTAAAATACGAATAAAACGCATTCAAGAAAAAGATCGTTGAATGTCTTTAATTTTATTTAGAAGGAAAACACTATTGGCAGATACGAGACACAGTCGCGGGACTGAGAACAAAGATAAGAAACGCAAGTAACCATTCCTCGCCAGTAGGTGGCAGCCGAGCATCGAAGGGGTAGACCGCATCTCTACCCTCCACGAAGAAGAGCAAGCCCCGTCCCCGCTAGACCTCCCAGATAGGTGTCTACCGCCGTCGAGCCGACTGCCGCCGAAGACCTCCCCACCCAAGTCCGGGATAAACTTCTCTCGCTGTCGGTAGCCCATCGTTTCGGTCATGGCGACGAGTGCGAAGCGAAAACAAGAGGAGACTCATCTGAAGATGTTGCGCGAGATGACGAGCCAACCGCCGAATAGAAAGTGCTTTGATTGTGATCAGCGCGGCCCGACTTACGCCAACATGACAGTGGGATCTTTCGTTTGTACCACCTGTTCGGGAATACTGTAAGTACCGCGCTGGGAATACCGTCTATATATTAGCTACTCAGGTGTAAACACGTCAAGTATAACGTATGTTTTGTATGCGAGGGATCCCGCTATCGTTAGCCAGCAAAGCTAGCAACTCACCACAGGACAGGTAACGCAATCGTGAGCTCGAGGCCGGCAGTAGGAAAGGGCTGGGTCGCATGCTTTGTTTACGAAGAAATGTGTGTTGGGTCGGGACAGCACTAGCTGTACTAGAGAGTTTCGTGTTGACGACTGGTCCGGGGGATTTTCTCACACAACATCAATGGCTTGCCGAGGTTCAAGGTTTGCACGGTTTGTGAACAGTTTGTCGCTGATGTAAAAACGGGCAAATATTTGATCAGTGTTTCAAAACAGCACGTCACCGCTTTACCGGCGAACCAGTCACGGGGGGGGCAGATGAACTTTTATCCTCAGAGCTGGACATCCGGTGCTTGACATAGCAAtacgctctcacacactcacgccctGAGATAAGCAAAGTGTCGTTGGGTGGATCTAACCACTTGTAGAGTGAACCGGGTTTAAAGAGCGGAAAGAGGAGTGGACCAAGAACCGTAATCGTAACAGTCATGTGGGAAACGGAGGATAGGTGGTTAGCCTCGGTGATCAATTATTCATCACTTCATCCATAGATGTATTGTGACAGACAGATAGTGAATTGGAGCGCGTCGCTTTTGTCTAGATCTAGCCGTCACCGTCCACGCCAACTCGTACTCGTGTCTCACTCCCCAAACGATGTGGACATGTTGCGTTTTATCTATCTTGAATAAAAGCAGCTGTTGAGACCGATGTCCACATCACAAAAGCACTCCCAGCTGAACGCAACAGAAACCTCAAACGGCAACAAACACCAGAGAAAGGCGCGTTATTGTATGCAGAATAGATCGCAAACGACTTGAAACAGCTAGTTTCTCAGAAAGGTGTTCGGACGCTAGTTTCTCCTGGAAGGACGCCCAGGACTGCATGTCTGGCGTGGCTTGCAAGGCAAAGTTCAGGCCAAAAACATCGGCCTCCCATCTCATTCCCccattcttcctctccttggGGGTAATCAATAATGACATTTTAGTTCGGTGCCTGCCGGCCAATTTCTTCTCCTGACTGGAACACTCGGTGGGGTTCAGGACCGAACTGAACCCCAGCCAGAACAGCGTGTTTTGTGTAGTCACTCTCACTCTGAAGAGCAGTTTGAGGCAGAGTGCTGGATGTTATCATCTCACTGTCGCCCTGACTCTCTTAATGACTCCTTGTCTGACTCTGAATGACTCCTTGTCTGACTCTCTGAACGACTCCTTGTCTGACTCTCTGAACGACTCCTTGTCTGACTCTCTGAACGACTCCTTGTCTGACTCTGAACGACTCCCTTACCACCACtacaagcagcagcagcagccactTTCTGATCAGCTTTTGTAGGATCAGAGAGCACAGGACGGTTACAAAAAAATGAGTTGATCTTTGATTAACAGTTTGTTCTtctatctgaccc encodes the following:
- the zgc:110269 gene encoding probable flap endonuclease 1 homolog isoform X1, which translates into the protein MGILKLADLIRSEAPDAITHKDISDYTGKVIAVDTSIILNQFRAAVPGLEQLGPLAGLFFRTLTFLEHDIKPVFVFDGVPPAEKRAVLERRAQAAGWSSPNLSGSASSQTLDCLQLLELMGVPIIQAPGEGEALCARLVQGGLVDAVASEDMDTLAFGGTVLIRQLSAKKNGEVVEFSLEKLLARLSLSQKEFVDLCILLGCDYCEKITGLGPKRALALIQTHRSIENLVQHINRKTHPVPMAWGYQDARKLFLLAPQTEAPGLAWTEPDEEALVQFLCHQKRIKEHRVRGRLERFGQTRERRRREREQEEASGQSRQTRMEDFFPVTRKRKQPAEAGNPASSKVKRPRPK
- the zgc:110269 gene encoding probable flap endonuclease 1 homolog isoform X2, yielding MGILKLADLIRSEAPDAITHKDISDYTGKVIAVDTSIILNQFRAAVPGLEQLGPLAGLFFRTLTFLEHDIKPVFVFDGVPPAEKRAVLERRAQAAGWSSPNLSGSASSQTLDCLQLLELMGVPIIQAPGEGEALCARLVQGGLVDAVASEDMDTLAFGGTVLIRQLSAKKNGEVVEFSLEKLLARLSLSQKEFVDLCILLGCDYCEKITGLGPKRALALIQTHRSIENLVQHINRKTHPVPMAWGYQDARKLFLLAPQTEAPGLAWTEPDEEALVQFLCHQKRIKEHRVRGRLERFGQTRERRRREREQEEASGQSRQTRMEDFFPVTRKRKQESWHQPVLNTGRSVPLVCAVVRQEERRGGGRGEGGRGSGGQREDCSFTQPSSSNTGLPPF